A single genomic interval of Elusimicrobiaceae bacterium harbors:
- a CDS encoding aminopeptidase P family protein yields the protein MRKVTMSRMSEFQKLLAARGLDGYVLTKKVDQGFLTGFFLDGYTLLVGRRGAWAYMAEMLVDQCRQATKLCKPEASNNHADSVLGQAKAQKMKKVGFDSANESYALGTLWKKAGFIECPELTRDSRAVKNGAEAAILRKSCKIAADSLRKIQPSIKPGMTELEVKNMLEFEMKRRGATAPSFDIIVGAGANAAKPHHITGSAKIKKNQALLIDFGCVYGNYCSDITRTIFIGDHPTAEFNKVYNIVARSHKAGIEALKAGLTGHAVDKVCRDIIKEAGYGDKFIHGTGHAVGLEIHEYPRVNEPSQAVLREGMAVTIEPGIYLPGKFGVRIEDTVLITAKGREVLTK from the coding sequence ATGAGAAAGGTTACCATGAGCAGGATGTCGGAATTTCAGAAACTTCTGGCCGCCAGAGGGCTGGACGGCTATGTTTTAACTAAAAAAGTGGATCAGGGTTTTCTTACCGGATTCTTTCTGGACGGCTACACTCTGCTGGTCGGCCGGCGGGGCGCGTGGGCGTATATGGCGGAGATGCTGGTGGACCAGTGCAGGCAAGCCACAAAACTCTGCAAGCCCGAAGCGTCGAACAACCACGCCGACTCCGTGCTCGGGCAGGCCAAAGCGCAGAAGATGAAGAAGGTGGGGTTCGATTCGGCTAACGAATCGTACGCGCTGGGAACACTCTGGAAAAAAGCCGGGTTCATCGAATGCCCGGAGCTGACGCGCGACTCAAGAGCGGTAAAAAACGGCGCGGAAGCGGCAATCCTGCGCAAATCCTGCAAAATAGCGGCGGACTCGCTGCGCAAAATCCAACCGTCCATCAAGCCGGGCATGACCGAACTGGAAGTCAAGAACATGCTTGAGTTTGAAATGAAACGCCGAGGCGCTACTGCGCCGTCGTTCGACATCATCGTGGGAGCCGGAGCCAACGCCGCGAAACCGCACCACATTACCGGCTCCGCGAAAATAAAGAAGAATCAGGCTCTGCTGATTGATTTCGGCTGCGTTTACGGCAACTACTGCTCCGACATCACGCGCACAATTTTCATAGGCGACCACCCGACCGCGGAGTTCAACAAAGTTTACAATATCGTCGCCCGCTCGCATAAAGCCGGGATCGAAGCGCTGAAAGCCGGCCTGACCGGGCATGCCGTGGATAAAGTCTGCCGCGACATAATAAAAGAAGCCGGCTACGGCGACAAATTCATTCACGGCACCGGCCATGCGGTCGGACTGGAAATACACGAATACCCGCGCGTAAACGAACCCAGCCAGGCGGTGCTGCGTGAAGGCATGGCTG